Within the Candidatus Spechtbacteria bacterium genome, the region ACTGGGATCACTAATGTTATGAAAAGCAGTGTGCCTCTTGCTAGTATGCCAGTCGGGTGCACGGCTGCGGCAAATTTCAAGAGTGCTTCAGATGGCACAAGTGCTGCTAGCACTGCCTGTGATTCCGCGACCATATACTGCATAAGAGGTACGGGAACATAAAATAAACGAAATTTAAAATGGTTGCTTTACTTCATTATGATAAATCAATTTAAAAAAATAAATTCAAGTAAAAAGGGTTTCACCCTCATAGAATTGCTTGTTGTTATCTCCATAATTGGTATTTTGGCAGGAGTTGTGCTTGTTTCTTTGAACGGCGCGAGGCGAAGCGCTCGTGATACTAAGCGCGTGTCTGATATGAAATCTACACAACTTGCCTTGGAGCTATATTACGCAACAAACAACAAATATCCTATAGCGGCAGCGGATGCAACCTGCGAAAACTTTTTAACAAATTTGCAGGGCTTAATTGGTCAGACATTTGATGACCCAAGCTCGGGTTCTAGCTATCAGTATGCGGTAGACGCAATAGCGAATCCGCAAAGTTATACAATCAAAGCAGTTTTAGAGGATACGGCCAATGCTGTCCTGTCTAGTTCCAATGACAAAGACGGCACGGCGAATGGTTGTACTTGCGATGATCCTGCGTACTGCTTGCAACCGTAACAACATCTAGTTATTAGGATTATTTATCAAGCCCCTAGCACCACTAGGGGCTTGTTTTGTGGAAGCCTGGCTTCCACAAAAATAATCTTTGGAGATGAATTTTAGATATGATATAATGAAAATATGAGTATTATTATCGCATCATTTATTTTCGGGCTTTTTGTGGGAAGTTTTGTGAATGTTGTCGTGCATCGCATGGACAGCGGCAAGCCGATTATCTTCGATCGCTCTCGTTGCCTAAACTGCGCGCGTGAGCTTTCATGGTATGAACTTATACCGCTTGTCAGTTTCGTTATTCAAAGAGCAAGATGCCGTTCGTGCAAAGAAAGAATATCATGGCAATATCCAATTATGGAGTTAGTAACAGGGATTCTCTTCGCATTCATTTTATGGCACACTCCTATCGCTCATGATTCTATTAG harbors:
- a CDS encoding type II secretion system protein; its protein translation is MINQFKKINSSKKGFTLIELLVVISIIGILAGVVLVSLNGARRSARDTKRVSDMKSTQLALELYYATNNKYPIAAADATCENFLTNLQGLIGQTFDDPSSGSSYQYAVDAIANPQSYTIKAVLEDTANAVLSSSNDKDGTANGCTCDDPAYCLQP